In the genome of Paramisgurnus dabryanus chromosome 18, PD_genome_1.1, whole genome shotgun sequence, one region contains:
- the LOC135777008 gene encoding coiled-coil domain-containing protein 106-like: MAQEIKALEEERDFLRQTVLKLSKRGTKKEAKKNLDTSTDCTTSDTDEESLSSSSSDSSNSDIPRKRRRGHKKKTKRASKPKSTKHSSRATTPDDVLKRYNRVFHAFKKEGSISKACTKVGVDRNTLALTAVLAEIQLVDPEFYRSIPKFKAKEEKLCDFAKRCLQSLTADLRSTIENAKRERKLLPITYKFR, translated from the exons ATGGCCCAAGAAATAAAGGCACTTGAAGAGGAACGAGATTTTCTCCGTCAGACTGTCCTAAAACTCTCAA AGAGAGGAACAAAAAAGGAAGCAAAGAAAAACTTGGACACAAGCACCGATTGCACCACCAGTGACACTGATGAGGAGTCCCTGAGTTCTTCCTCTTCAGATTCATCTAATAGTGACATTCCTCGGAAGAGGAGAAGAGGTCATAAAAAGAAGACAAAGCGGGCTAGCAAGCCAAAATCTACCAAGCACAGCTCACGTG CAACAACCCCAGATGATGTACTCAAGCGGTACAATAGAGTTTTTCATGCCTTCAAGAAAGAAGGGAGCATCAGTAAGGCATGCACCAAAGTTGGAGTTGACCGAAATACACTTGCATTAACAGCTGTTCTTGCTGAAATACAGCTTGTTGATCCAGAGTTTTATCGAAGCATCCCGAAATTTAAAGCCAAGGAGGAGAAACTCTGCGACTTTGCAAAACGGTGCCTGCAGTCACTGACAGCAGACCTGAGGTCTACCATAGAAAATGCCAAAAGAGAGCGTAAACTGCTGCCGATAACATATAAGTTCAGATAA